A portion of the Mycobacterium paraseoulense genome contains these proteins:
- a CDS encoding serine hydrolase, which yields MTKRAAAAAVTVLLGMTGCGPAQPVSSPPALSDAPPNEVSGVTIPAGRIDEALAKVDGLVGDLMKSTGVPGMAVAIVHGGKVLYAKGFGVKDASKGQGQDNRVDADTVFQLASVSKSVGSTVVAHEVSDNVVAWDTPVASKLPWFTLGDPYVTSHVSIGDLYSHRSGLPDHAGDKLEDLGYDRRQTLERLKYLPLRPFRISYAYTNYGVTAAAEAVAAASGKSWEDLSDEALYRPLGMTSTSSRFTDFLARPNRAVNHVKTAGKWEARFQRDPDPQSPAGGVSSSVNDMARWLMMLLGNGTYDGRRIASPEALLPATSPQMVSAPATTPKARTGFYGYGFNASVDSSGRTEYSHSGAFALGAATNFVVMPSEDLGIIALTNGAPYGIPETLTAEFMELVQYGQIREDWGALYQKAIGWLNNPEGSLVGKQPPANPAPARPLGDYVGVYASDYWGPAVITEHDGSLQLAMGPKNRTVTLTHWDGDTFTFGLTDENAPPGTISKATFSGSPATTLNLEYYDSDKLGTFTR from the coding sequence ATGACGAAACGCGCGGCCGCGGCCGCTGTCACCGTGCTGCTGGGCATGACCGGATGTGGGCCCGCGCAACCGGTCTCCAGCCCGCCCGCGCTCTCCGATGCACCGCCCAACGAGGTGTCGGGTGTGACGATCCCCGCCGGGCGCATCGACGAGGCTCTCGCAAAGGTCGACGGTCTGGTTGGCGACCTGATGAAGAGCACCGGCGTCCCGGGAATGGCCGTCGCCATCGTGCACGGGGGAAAGGTGCTGTACGCCAAGGGATTCGGCGTCAAGGACGCCAGCAAGGGGCAGGGGCAGGACAACAGGGTGGACGCCGACACGGTCTTCCAGCTGGCCTCGGTATCCAAATCGGTCGGCTCGACGGTGGTCGCGCACGAGGTCAGCGACAACGTCGTGGCATGGGACACCCCGGTGGCGTCCAAGCTGCCGTGGTTCACCCTCGGCGATCCCTACGTCACCAGCCATGTCAGCATCGGCGACCTGTATTCGCATCGCTCCGGGTTGCCCGACCACGCCGGTGACAAACTGGAAGACCTGGGCTACGACCGCCGCCAGACGCTCGAACGGCTGAAGTACCTGCCGCTGCGGCCCTTTCGGATCAGCTATGCCTACACCAACTATGGCGTGACCGCCGCCGCCGAGGCGGTGGCCGCCGCCTCGGGCAAGTCGTGGGAGGACCTGTCCGACGAGGCGCTCTACCGCCCGCTGGGAATGACGTCGACCAGTTCGCGCTTCACCGACTTCCTCGCCAGGCCCAACCGTGCGGTCAACCACGTCAAGACGGCCGGCAAGTGGGAGGCCCGATTTCAGCGGGACCCGGACCCGCAGTCGCCCGCCGGCGGTGTGAGCTCCTCAGTCAACGACATGGCCCGCTGGTTGATGATGTTGCTGGGCAACGGAACTTACGACGGCCGGCGGATCGCCTCACCGGAGGCCCTGCTGCCCGCTACCAGCCCGCAGATGGTTTCGGCGCCCGCGACCACACCCAAGGCGCGCACCGGGTTCTACGGATACGGGTTCAACGCCTCGGTGGATTCCTCGGGGCGCACCGAATACAGCCATTCCGGCGCCTTCGCTCTCGGGGCCGCGACGAACTTCGTGGTCATGCCCTCGGAGGACCTGGGCATCATCGCGCTGACGAACGGCGCGCCCTACGGCATCCCCGAGACGCTGACAGCCGAATTCATGGAGCTCGTTCAGTACGGCCAAATCCGCGAGGACTGGGGAGCCTTGTACCAGAAGGCGATCGGCTGGCTGAACAATCCGGAGGGCTCGCTGGTCGGCAAGCAGCCACCCGCCAACCCCGCCCCGGCCAGGCCACTCGGCGATTACGTCGGCGTCTACGCCAGCGACTACTGGGGCCCGGCCGTCATCACCGAACACGACGGCTCACTGCAGCTGGCGATGGGCCCGAAGAACCGGACGGTCACGCTGACGCACTGGGACGGTGACACCTTCACCTTCGGGTTGACCGACGAAAACGCCCCACCCGGAACGATTTCCAAAGCGACGTTTTCCGGTTCGCCGGCCACTACCTTGAACCTTGAGTACTACGACTCGGACAAGTTGGGAACGTTCACCCGATGA
- a CDS encoding MBL fold metallo-hydrolase produces MLRGALRLAAGTASLAAGSWVVRALHGAPAALGAHPAAIRAVTQGSPNYRDGVFVNLDPGSDFTMDREEMRLVAWDLIGNRGVSRPAAPIPLAAPALFDGDPRRLAVSWFGHSTALLEIDGYRVLTDPVWSNRCSPSDIVGPQRLHPPPVPLEGLPAVDAVVVSHDHYDHLDIDTVLALARTQRAPFFVPLGVGAHLRAWGIPEHRIVELDWHQSGRVDELIVTCLPARHFSGRFLDRNTTLWASWAVMGPNHRAYFGGDTGYTQSFAQIGADHGPFDLTLLPVGAYNTAWPDVHMNPEEAVRAHLDLTDSGLLVPIHWGTFRLAPHPWAEPVERLLAAAAPARVAVTVPAPGQRIDPTAPGKSNPWWRL; encoded by the coding sequence ATGCTGCGGGGGGCGCTGCGGCTGGCCGCCGGCACGGCGTCGCTGGCGGCCGGCAGCTGGGTGGTCCGGGCGCTGCACGGCGCGCCTGCGGCCCTCGGTGCCCACCCCGCCGCGATCAGGGCGGTAACGCAGGGATCGCCGAATTACCGCGACGGCGTCTTCGTCAACCTCGACCCCGGCTCCGATTTCACGATGGATCGCGAGGAGATGCGGCTGGTCGCGTGGGACCTGATCGGTAACCGCGGCGTGAGCCGGCCGGCGGCGCCGATCCCGTTGGCCGCGCCCGCGCTCTTCGACGGCGATCCCCGCCGGCTCGCCGTCAGTTGGTTCGGCCACTCCACCGCGCTGCTGGAAATCGACGGTTACCGGGTGCTCACCGACCCGGTGTGGAGTAATCGCTGCTCACCGTCGGACATCGTGGGGCCGCAGCGGCTGCACCCGCCGCCGGTGCCACTGGAAGGGCTGCCCGCCGTCGACGCGGTGGTGGTCAGCCACGACCACTACGACCACCTCGATATCGACACCGTGCTGGCGTTGGCCCGTACGCAGCGGGCGCCGTTCTTCGTGCCGCTCGGTGTCGGCGCGCACCTGCGCGCGTGGGGGATACCGGAGCATCGCATCGTCGAGCTCGACTGGCATCAGAGCGGCCGGGTGGACGAGCTCATCGTGACTTGCCTTCCGGCCCGGCATTTTTCGGGCCGATTCCTGGACCGCAACACGACCCTGTGGGCGTCGTGGGCGGTCATGGGCCCGAACCACCGGGCGTATTTCGGCGGCGACACCGGCTACACCCAGAGCTTCGCACAGATCGGCGCCGACCACGGACCGTTCGATCTGACCCTGCTGCCCGTCGGCGCCTACAACACCGCGTGGCCGGACGTCCACATGAACCCCGAGGAAGCGGTCCGGGCGCATCTGGACCTCACCGACTCAGGGCTGCTCGTGCCGATCCACTGGGGCACCTTCCGGCTGGCCCCGCACCCGTGGGCCGAGCCGGTCGAACGGCTGCTTGCCGCCGCGGCGCCGGCACGGGTCGCGGTGACGGTGCCCGCCCCCGGCCAACGCATCGACCCGACCGCCCCGGGGAAATCGAACCCCTGGTGGCGGCTCTGA
- a CDS encoding enoyl-CoA hydratase — MIGVTQAEAVLTIELQRPERRNALNSQLVEELREAVLKAGDGATRAIVLTGQGTVFCAGADLSGDAFAADYPDRLVELHKVLDATPIPVIGAINGPAIGAGLQLAMQCDLRVVAPEAFFQFPTAKYGLALDNWSIRRLASLVGHGRARAMLLAAEKLTAEVALQTGLANRAGTLADAQAWAAEIAGLAPLAIQHAKRVLNDDGSIEEPWPVHKELFDKAWGSQDVIEAQVARIEKRPPKFQGA, encoded by the coding sequence ATGATCGGTGTTACCCAGGCCGAAGCCGTGCTGACCATCGAGTTGCAGCGTCCCGAGCGCCGCAACGCCCTGAATTCGCAGCTGGTCGAGGAGCTGCGGGAGGCCGTGCTGAAGGCGGGCGACGGGGCGACCCGCGCGATCGTCCTGACCGGCCAGGGCACCGTGTTCTGCGCCGGCGCCGACCTCAGCGGCGACGCCTTCGCCGCCGACTATCCCGACCGGCTCGTCGAGTTGCACAAAGTCCTGGACGCCACGCCGATACCGGTGATCGGCGCCATCAACGGTCCCGCCATCGGCGCCGGGCTGCAGCTGGCCATGCAATGCGATCTGCGGGTTGTCGCGCCGGAGGCCTTTTTCCAGTTTCCGACGGCGAAATACGGTCTGGCGCTTGATAACTGGAGTATTCGGCGGTTGGCGTCGCTGGTCGGTCACGGCCGTGCGCGCGCGATGCTGCTGGCCGCCGAGAAGCTGACCGCCGAGGTGGCGCTGCAGACCGGCCTGGCCAACCGCGCAGGCACGCTCGCCGACGCGCAGGCCTGGGCGGCCGAGATCGCCGGCCTGGCGCCACTGGCGATTCAGCACGCGAAGCGGGTCCTCAACGACGACGGTTCCATCGAGGAGCCCTGGCCCGTGCACAAGGAGCTCTTCGACAAGGCCTGGGGCAGTCAGGACGTCATCGAAGCCCAGGTCGCCCGCATCGAGAAGCGACCGCCGAAGTTCCAGGGGGCCTGA
- a CDS encoding acetyl-coenzyme A carboxylase carboxyl transferase subunits beta/alpha produces the protein MSRITAAQLRDAVLDEGSFIRWDSEPLAVPVSEEYSRELADARAASGLDESVLTGEGRIVGRRVAVVVCEFGFLGGSIGVAAAERITAAVQRATAERLPLLASPSSGGTRMQEGTVAFLQMVKIAAAVRLHTQAHLPYLVYLRNPTTGGVFASWGSLGHVTVAEPGALIGFLGPRVYRLLYGEPFPEGIQTAENLQRHGVLDDVVPLDGLRRMLDRALTVIADPPGPLPAATPPEPVPDVPAWDSVVASRRPDRPGVGLLLRHGTTGRVLLSGTGHGDAATTLLALARFAGQPAVVLGQQRVTGGMVGPASLREARRGMALAAELRLPLVLVIDTAGPALSAEAEQGGLAGQIARCLAELVTLDTPTVSVLLGQGSGGPALAMVPADRVLCALHGWLAPLPPEGASAIVFRDTAHAAELAAAQGIRSADLLASGIVDAIVPEHPDAADEPVEFCQRLSRAIAAEVHGLRALPADERLATRLQRYRRIGVP, from the coding sequence GTGAGTCGTATTACGGCTGCTCAGCTGCGCGACGCGGTGCTCGACGAGGGCTCCTTCATCCGATGGGACAGCGAGCCGCTCGCCGTGCCGGTCAGCGAGGAATATTCCCGGGAGCTGGCCGACGCGCGGGCAGCCAGCGGCCTCGACGAATCGGTGCTGACCGGCGAGGGCCGGATCGTCGGGCGCCGGGTGGCGGTGGTGGTCTGCGAGTTCGGCTTCCTGGGCGGCTCGATCGGGGTGGCGGCCGCCGAACGGATCACCGCGGCGGTGCAGCGGGCGACCGCCGAACGCCTGCCGCTGCTGGCCTCGCCGAGCTCCGGTGGCACCCGCATGCAGGAGGGCACGGTCGCCTTCCTGCAGATGGTGAAGATCGCCGCCGCCGTCCGGCTGCACACGCAGGCCCACCTGCCCTACCTCGTCTACCTGCGCAACCCGACCACTGGCGGGGTGTTCGCGTCGTGGGGATCGCTGGGCCACGTCACGGTCGCCGAGCCGGGCGCCCTCATCGGCTTCCTCGGGCCGCGGGTGTACCGGCTGCTCTACGGCGAACCCTTCCCCGAAGGCATCCAGACGGCCGAGAACCTGCAGCGCCACGGCGTGCTCGACGACGTCGTTCCGCTCGACGGGCTGCGGCGGATGCTCGACCGCGCGCTGACGGTCATCGCCGACCCGCCCGGGCCCCTGCCCGCGGCGACCCCGCCCGAACCGGTGCCCGACGTCCCGGCGTGGGATTCGGTGGTGGCGTCGCGACGCCCGGACCGGCCCGGTGTCGGGCTGTTGCTGCGCCACGGCACGACCGGCCGGGTGCTGTTGTCGGGGACCGGGCACGGAGATGCGGCGACCACCCTGCTGGCGCTGGCCCGCTTCGCCGGCCAGCCCGCGGTGGTGCTGGGGCAGCAGCGGGTGACGGGTGGGATGGTGGGCCCCGCGTCGCTGCGCGAGGCCCGGCGGGGCATGGCGCTGGCGGCTGAGCTGCGGCTGCCCCTGGTGTTGGTGATCGACACGGCCGGCCCGGCGCTGTCGGCCGAGGCCGAACAGGGCGGGCTGGCCGGCCAGATCGCCCGGTGCCTGGCCGAGCTGGTGACGCTGGACACCCCGACGGTCTCGGTACTGCTCGGACAGGGCAGCGGCGGGCCCGCGCTGGCGATGGTGCCCGCGGACCGGGTGCTGTGCGCGCTGCACGGGTGGCTGGCTCCGCTCCCGCCGGAGGGCGCGAGCGCGATCGTCTTCCGCGACACCGCGCACGCCGCCGAACTCGCTGCGGCGCAGGGCATCCGGTCGGCGGACCTGCTGGCGTCGGGCATCGTCGACGCCATTGTGCCGGAGCATCCCGACGCGGCCGACGAGCCGGTCGAGTTCTGCCAGCGACTCTCGCGCGCCATCGCCGCCGAGGTGCACGGGCTGCGTGCGCTGCCCGCCGACGAGCGCCTGGCCACCCGGTTGCAGCGCTACCGCCGCATCGGCGTGCCGTGA
- a CDS encoding TetR/AcrR family transcriptional regulator: protein MRRSSDETKAAILAAARERFGAVGFQGATIRAIAADAGIDPAMVMRYYGSKDKLFAAAAEFDLRFPDFAAADPTQVGRSLVRHFLERWEGDEALVILLRSSATNGEAAQRMHEIFGNQIRPLVSSLVPAAEVGVRGGLIATQILGMALCRFVLRLPPVVEMTRDEIVDWLGPTIQRYLGLPEG from the coding sequence ATGAGACGGTCGTCCGACGAAACCAAGGCGGCGATCCTGGCGGCGGCGCGCGAGCGGTTCGGCGCGGTCGGCTTCCAGGGCGCGACGATCCGGGCCATCGCCGCAGACGCGGGGATCGACCCGGCGATGGTCATGCGGTACTACGGCAGCAAGGACAAGTTGTTCGCCGCGGCGGCCGAGTTCGACCTGCGGTTTCCCGACTTCGCCGCGGCCGACCCGACGCAGGTCGGGCGGTCGCTGGTGCGGCACTTCCTCGAACGCTGGGAGGGCGACGAGGCGCTGGTGATCCTGCTGCGGTCCAGCGCCACCAACGGCGAAGCGGCGCAACGGATGCACGAGATCTTCGGGAACCAGATCCGGCCGCTGGTGAGCTCACTCGTGCCGGCGGCGGAAGTCGGTGTGCGGGGCGGTCTCATCGCCACGCAGATCCTGGGGATGGCGCTGTGCCGCTTCGTGTTACGGCTGCCGCCGGTCGTGGAGATGACCCGCGACGAGATCGTCGACTGGCTCGGCCCGACCATTCAGCGCTACCTCGGGCTGCCCGAGGGGTGA